From a single Collimonas pratensis genomic region:
- the aceB gene encoding malate synthase A, with protein MTQLTLPAGMEINGAIEPGYAEILTPDALALVAKLSRAFEVRRQELLAVRVERAKRLDAGERPDFLPETAHIRNGDWKIAPIPAALECRRVEITGPVERKMVINAFNSGADSYMTDFEDSNSPVWDNQITGQINLRDAIRKTISLEQNGKSYKLNDKVATLVVRPRGWHLDEKHVLVDGKRISGGIFDFALFMFHNAKEQLARGAGPYFYLPKMESHLEARLWNDIFVMTQNELGLPQGTIKATVLIETILAAFEMDEILYELREHSSGLNAGRWDYIFSCIKKFKLDKDFCLADRAKVTMTAPFMRSYALLLLKTCHKRNAPAIGGMAALIPIKNDPAKNEIAMGGVRTDKARDATDGYDGGWVAHPGLVELAMTEFTKVLGDKPNQISKQREDVNVSAADLLDFKPEAPITEAGLRYNINVGIHYLGAWLAGNGCVPIHNLMEDAATAEISRAQVWQWIRSTKGVLEDGRKVTAEMVVAMIPEELAKVKALVGDGATYYRAARIFEEMSTSASFAEFLTLPLYEEI; from the coding sequence ATGACGCAACTGACACTGCCCGCAGGAATGGAAATCAACGGCGCGATCGAACCCGGCTACGCGGAAATCCTGACGCCCGATGCACTGGCCCTGGTCGCCAAGCTGAGCCGCGCGTTCGAAGTGCGCCGTCAGGAACTGCTGGCAGTGCGCGTCGAGCGCGCCAAGCGCCTGGATGCCGGCGAGCGCCCGGACTTCCTGCCTGAAACCGCGCATATCCGCAACGGCGACTGGAAGATCGCGCCGATTCCTGCCGCGCTGGAATGCCGCCGCGTGGAAATTACCGGTCCGGTCGAGCGCAAGATGGTGATCAACGCCTTCAACTCCGGCGCTGACAGCTACATGACCGACTTCGAGGATTCCAACTCGCCGGTGTGGGACAACCAGATCACCGGCCAGATCAACTTGCGCGACGCGATTCGCAAAACCATTTCGCTGGAACAGAACGGCAAGTCCTACAAGCTGAACGACAAGGTCGCCACCCTGGTGGTGCGTCCGCGCGGCTGGCACCTGGATGAAAAGCATGTGCTGGTCGACGGCAAGCGCATCTCCGGCGGCATCTTCGACTTCGCCCTGTTCATGTTCCACAACGCCAAGGAACAGCTGGCGCGCGGCGCCGGTCCTTACTTCTATCTGCCGAAGATGGAGTCGCACCTGGAAGCGCGCCTGTGGAACGACATCTTCGTGATGACGCAAAACGAACTCGGCCTGCCGCAAGGGACCATCAAGGCCACCGTGCTGATCGAAACCATCCTGGCCGCTTTCGAGATGGATGAAATCCTGTACGAGCTGCGCGAACACAGTTCCGGCCTCAACGCAGGCCGCTGGGATTACATCTTTTCCTGCATCAAGAAGTTCAAGCTGGACAAGGATTTCTGCCTGGCCGACCGCGCCAAGGTCACCATGACCGCGCCATTCATGCGCTCCTACGCCTTGCTGCTGCTGAAGACCTGCCACAAGCGCAATGCGCCGGCGATCGGCGGCATGGCCGCACTGATCCCGATCAAGAACGATCCGGCCAAGAACGAGATCGCCATGGGCGGCGTACGCACCGACAAGGCGCGCGATGCCACCGACGGCTACGACGGCGGCTGGGTTGCCCATCCAGGCCTGGTCGAGCTGGCCATGACCGAGTTCACCAAGGTGCTGGGCGACAAGCCGAACCAGATCAGCAAGCAGCGTGAAGACGTCAACGTCAGCGCCGCCGACCTGCTCGATTTCAAGCCGGAAGCGCCGATCACCGAAGCCGGCCTGCGCTATAACATCAACGTCGGCATCCATTACCTGGGCGCCTGGCTGGCCGGCAATGGTTGCGTGCCTATCCACAACCTGATGGAAGACGCCGCCACCGCGGAAATCAGCCGCGCCCAGGTATGGCAATGGATCCGCTCGACCAAGGGCGTGCTGGAAGACGGCAGGAAGGTGACTGCCGAGATGGTGGTCGCGATGATTCCGGAAGAGCTGGCCAAGGTCAAGGCGCTGGTCGGCGATGGCGCTACTTACTACCGGGCTGCGAGGATCTTTGAAGAAATGTCGACCTCGGCTTCGTTTGCCGAATTCCTGACGCTGCCGCTGTACGAAGAAATCTGA
- a CDS encoding LysR family transcriptional regulator, translated as MDQFKQISTFVEVAAKGSLSAAARAEGIAPAMIGRRLDALEERLGVKLLQRTTRKIALTNEGEAFLEDCQRILSDLENAESAVSERSAHASGHLLISAPAGFGRQHVAPLMPSFLTEHRDVTLTLNLNDRVVDLIGEGIDVAIRIASLTDSSLIGAKLADNKRIVVASPAYIKRHGKPLSVDDLQKHNCLAISSEGSQRGWSFRQNGKIVTVRVAGNMVCNDGQVLHDWALAGKGLAWRSMWEVGSEIESGKLVTVLDEFAAPGNDIYAVFAQRRHLPLRIRVFVDFLRRAYAQPDYWRQG; from the coding sequence ATGGATCAGTTCAAGCAGATTTCCACCTTCGTCGAAGTCGCCGCCAAAGGCAGCCTGTCGGCCGCCGCCCGCGCCGAGGGGATCGCCCCAGCCATGATAGGAAGGCGGCTGGATGCATTAGAGGAACGGCTCGGTGTCAAACTTTTGCAACGCACCACGCGCAAGATCGCGCTGACCAATGAAGGCGAAGCCTTCCTGGAAGATTGCCAGCGTATCCTGTCCGACCTGGAAAATGCTGAGTCGGCAGTCTCGGAGCGCAGCGCCCATGCCAGCGGCCACCTGCTGATTTCGGCGCCGGCCGGCTTCGGACGGCAGCACGTGGCGCCGCTGATGCCCTCTTTCCTCACCGAACACCGCGACGTCACCCTGACCCTCAACCTGAACGACCGCGTGGTCGACCTGATCGGCGAAGGCATCGACGTCGCCATCCGCATCGCTTCCTTGACGGACTCCTCGCTGATCGGCGCCAAGCTGGCCGACAACAAACGCATCGTGGTGGCCTCGCCAGCCTATATCAAACGGCACGGCAAGCCGCTCAGCGTGGACGACCTGCAGAAGCACAACTGCCTGGCGATCAGCAGCGAAGGCAGCCAGCGCGGCTGGAGCTTCCGCCAGAACGGCAAGATCGTCACGGTCAGGGTGGCCGGCAACATGGTCTGCAACGACGGCCAGGTCCTGCACGACTGGGCGCTGGCCGGCAAAGGCCTGGCCTGGCGTTCGATGTGGGAAGTCGGCAGCGAGATCGAATCCGGCAAGCTGGTGACCGTGCTGGACGAATTCGCCGCCCCCGGCAACGATATCTACGCCGTCTTCGCACAGCGGCGCCATTTGCCCCTGCGGATCCGGGTATTTGTGGATTTTTTGCGACGCGCCTACGCCCAGCCGGATTATTGGCGCCAGGGTTGA
- a CDS encoding TerC family protein — MDFSGLLSMLGMADWNAGAFFTALAAIIVIDLVLAGDNAIVIAMAARSLPDHLRRKAILWGTAGAVVMRVLMTIGVVWLLKIPGLLLVGGAALLWIAYRLLTQSDSGEAHGIKATTMAAALKTIIIADTVMGIDNVLGVAGAAKGSMALVIIGLLISVPIMVWGSTLALKLIERFPLTIFIGAAILVYTAMHMIVTEPVLRPFWDSLPGLNYAAYVLGFVVVLGGGWLVSKRRESAKAAG; from the coding sequence ATGGATTTTTCTGGTTTACTTTCAATGCTGGGCATGGCCGACTGGAATGCCGGCGCCTTCTTCACGGCGCTGGCGGCGATCATCGTGATCGACCTGGTGCTGGCCGGCGACAACGCCATCGTGATCGCCATGGCGGCACGCAGCCTGCCCGACCACCTGCGCCGCAAGGCCATCCTGTGGGGCACCGCCGGCGCCGTCGTGATGCGCGTGCTGATGACCATCGGCGTGGTCTGGCTGCTCAAGATACCAGGCCTGCTGCTGGTCGGCGGCGCGGCGCTGCTGTGGATCGCCTACCGCCTGCTGACGCAGTCGGATAGCGGCGAAGCGCACGGCATCAAGGCCACCACCATGGCCGCCGCATTGAAAACCATCATCATCGCCGATACCGTCATGGGCATCGACAACGTGCTGGGCGTGGCCGGTGCCGCCAAGGGCAGCATGGCGCTGGTGATCATCGGCTTGCTGATCTCGGTGCCGATCATGGTCTGGGGCTCGACCCTGGCGCTGAAACTGATCGAACGCTTCCCGCTGACGATCTTCATCGGCGCCGCGATCCTGGTCTACACCGCGATGCACATGATCGTTACCGAACCGGTACTGCGGCCGTTCTGGGACAGCTTGCCAGGTCTTAACTATGCAGCTTACGTGCTGGGCTTTGTGGTAGTGCTGGGCGGCGGCTGGCTGGTCTCGAAGCGGCGCGAAAGCGCCAAGGCCGCCGGATAA
- the fghA gene encoding S-formylglutathione hydrolase, which translates to MEVVSEHACFGGTQGFYRHASKEIGLPMRFSVFQPPQARLGPVPVLFFLAGLTCTEETFMIKAGAQRYAAQHGIMLVAPDTSPRDTGIAGAADSWDFGNGAGFYLDATQAPWAQHFKMYSYILHELRQTVIQEFPAQAGKIGIFGHSMGGHGALVLALRNPDVFRSVSAFAPIAAPSQCPWGQKAFGNYLGSDRASWRDYDATQLMLGLPQPFPQEILIDQGLGDKFLAEQLLPAQFEAACAQAGQRLTLRRHADYDHGYFFISTLIEDHLAFHQRILTAKRAL; encoded by the coding sequence ATGGAAGTCGTCAGCGAGCATGCCTGTTTCGGCGGCACGCAGGGCTTCTACCGCCATGCTTCGAAGGAAATCGGCTTGCCGATGCGCTTTTCCGTATTCCAGCCGCCGCAAGCCAGACTGGGGCCGGTGCCAGTGCTGTTTTTCCTGGCCGGGCTGACCTGTACCGAAGAAACCTTCATGATCAAGGCCGGCGCGCAGCGCTATGCGGCGCAGCACGGCATCATGCTGGTGGCGCCGGACACCAGCCCGCGCGATACCGGCATCGCCGGCGCCGCCGACAGCTGGGATTTCGGCAACGGCGCCGGCTTCTACCTGGATGCGACGCAAGCGCCGTGGGCGCAGCATTTCAAGATGTATTCCTATATCTTGCACGAGTTGCGGCAGACCGTGATCCAGGAATTTCCGGCGCAAGCCGGCAAGATCGGCATCTTTGGCCACTCGATGGGCGGCCATGGCGCGCTGGTGCTGGCATTGCGTAATCCGGATGTGTTCCGTTCGGTGTCGGCGTTTGCGCCGATTGCGGCGCCCAGCCAGTGTCCGTGGGGGCAAAAAGCATTCGGCAATTATCTGGGATCAGACCGGGCCAGCTGGCGCGACTACGATGCGACCCAGCTGATGCTGGGCTTGCCGCAGCCGTTCCCGCAAGAGATCCTGATTGACCAAGGCCTGGGTGATAAATTTCTGGCTGAGCAGCTGCTGCCGGCGCAGTTTGAAGCGGCCTGTGCGCAAGCAGGGCAGCGCCTGACGCTGCGCCGCCATGCGGACTATGACCACGGCTATTTTTTCATCTCGACCTTGATCGAGGATCATCTGGCGTTTCACCAGCGGATACTCACGGCGAAGCGAGCGCTTTGA
- a CDS encoding S-(hydroxymethyl)glutathione dehydrogenase/class III alcohol dehydrogenase, producing MKTKAAIAWKAGQPLTIEEVELGGPRAGEVLVEIKATGICHTDYYTLSGADPEGIFPSILGHEGAGVVVDVGPDVKSLKKNDHVIPLYTPECRQCKFCLSQKTNLCQSIRSTQGRGLMPDATSRFSIDGKPIYHYMGTSTFSNYIVVPEIALAKIREDAPFDKVCYIGCGVTTGVGAVLFTAKVEAGANVVVFGLGGIGLNVIQAARMVGADKIIGVDINPAREAMARKFGMTHFINAKEVENVVDAIIGLTDGGADYSFECIGNTTTMRQALECCHKGWGQSIVIGVAAAGQEISTRPFQLVTGRVWKGSAFGGARGRTDVPKIVDWYMDGKLNIDDLITHRLPLERINEGFDLMKSGESIRSVVIY from the coding sequence ATGAAAACCAAAGCAGCTATCGCATGGAAAGCCGGTCAGCCACTGACCATCGAGGAAGTCGAACTGGGCGGCCCGCGCGCCGGCGAAGTGTTGGTGGAGATCAAGGCCACCGGGATCTGCCATACCGATTACTACACGCTCTCCGGCGCCGATCCGGAAGGCATCTTCCCTTCCATCCTGGGCCATGAGGGCGCCGGCGTGGTGGTCGATGTCGGCCCTGACGTCAAAAGCCTGAAAAAGAACGATCACGTCATCCCGCTCTACACGCCGGAATGTCGCCAGTGCAAATTCTGCCTGTCGCAGAAAACCAATCTCTGCCAGTCTATCCGCTCGACCCAGGGCCGCGGCCTGATGCCCGACGCCACCAGCCGTTTCTCGATCGACGGCAAGCCGATCTACCACTACATGGGCACCTCGACTTTTTCCAACTACATCGTGGTGCCGGAAATCGCCCTCGCCAAGATCCGTGAAGATGCACCGTTCGACAAGGTTTGCTATATCGGTTGCGGCGTCACCACCGGCGTCGGCGCGGTGCTGTTCACCGCCAAGGTGGAGGCGGGCGCCAATGTGGTGGTGTTCGGTCTCGGCGGCATCGGCCTCAATGTGATCCAGGCGGCGCGCATGGTGGGCGCCGACAAGATCATCGGCGTCGACATCAATCCGGCGCGCGAAGCGATGGCGCGCAAGTTCGGCATGACCCATTTCATCAACGCCAAGGAAGTGGAAAACGTGGTGGACGCCATCATCGGCCTGACCGACGGCGGCGCCGACTACAGCTTCGAATGCATCGGCAACACGACTACGATGCGGCAGGCGCTGGAATGCTGCCACAAGGGCTGGGGCCAGTCGATCGTGATCGGCGTCGCCGCCGCCGGCCAGGAAATCAGCACCCGGCCGTTCCAGCTGGTCACCGGCCGGGTCTGGAAGGGCTCCGCTTTCGGCGGCGCCCGCGGCCGCACCGATGTGCCGAAAATCGTCGACTGGTACATGGACGGCAAGCTGAACATCGATGACTTGATCACACACCGCTTGCCGCTGGAGCGCATCAATGAAGGCTTCGACCTGATGAAGAGCGGTGAATCGATCCGTTCGGTGGTGATCTACTGA
- the radA gene encoding DNA repair protein RadA, which yields MAKAKTNYTCTECGGIANKWTGQCPSCGQWNTLVETIVEAVGNRFSNQHQGLAQTAPVMTLADIEAIDVPRFGTGIEEFDRVLGGGLVAGGVVLIGGDPGIGKSTLLLQALANLSKIKKVLYVSGEESGAQIALRAKRLAVDAGDLRLQAEIQLEKILNTLVEHKPEVAVIDSIQTVYSDALSSAPGSVAQVRECAAQLTRVAKQSGITIIMVGHVTKEGALAGPRVLEHIVDTVLYFEGDTHSSFRLVRAFKNRFGAVNELGVFAMTEKGLKGVSNPSALFLSQHDSQVPGSCVMVTQEGTRPLLVEIQALVDASHVPNARRLSVGLEQNRLAMLLAVLHRHAGIAAFDQDVFINAVGGVKITEPAADLAVLLAINSSMRNRPLPRGLVVFGEVGLAGEIRPAPRGQERLREAAKLGFSIAMIPKANMPKQEIEGLKVIGVERIDDALSKIRDAE from the coding sequence ATGGCCAAAGCTAAAACCAATTACACCTGTACCGAATGCGGCGGCATCGCCAATAAATGGACCGGCCAGTGTCCCTCGTGCGGGCAGTGGAATACGCTGGTGGAAACCATCGTGGAAGCGGTCGGCAACCGTTTTTCCAACCAGCACCAGGGCTTGGCGCAGACGGCGCCGGTGATGACCCTGGCCGATATCGAAGCGATCGATGTGCCGCGCTTCGGCACCGGCATCGAAGAATTCGACCGCGTGCTGGGCGGCGGCCTGGTGGCTGGCGGCGTGGTGCTGATCGGCGGCGATCCGGGCATCGGCAAGTCGACCTTGCTGCTGCAGGCGCTGGCGAATCTTTCCAAGATCAAGAAAGTGCTGTACGTCAGCGGCGAAGAGTCGGGTGCGCAGATTGCCTTGCGCGCCAAGCGCCTGGCGGTGGATGCCGGCGACCTGCGCCTGCAGGCGGAAATCCAGCTGGAAAAAATCCTCAACACCCTGGTGGAGCACAAGCCGGAAGTGGCGGTGATCGATTCGATCCAGACAGTCTATTCGGATGCGCTCAGCTCTGCTCCCGGTTCGGTGGCGCAGGTGCGTGAATGCGCGGCGCAGCTGACGCGGGTCGCCAAGCAGTCCGGCATCACCATCATCATGGTCGGCCACGTCACCAAGGAAGGTGCGCTGGCGGGGCCGCGCGTGCTGGAGCATATCGTCGATACCGTGCTGTACTTCGAAGGCGACACCCATTCCAGTTTCCGCCTGGTGCGGGCGTTCAAGAACCGCTTCGGCGCCGTCAACGAACTCGGCGTGTTCGCCATGACCGAAAAAGGTCTGAAGGGCGTGTCGAACCCGTCGGCGCTGTTCCTTTCGCAGCACGACAGCCAGGTGCCGGGTTCCTGCGTGATGGTGACACAGGAAGGCACGCGGCCCTTGCTGGTGGAAATCCAGGCCCTGGTCGACGCCTCGCACGTGCCGAACGCGCGGCGGCTATCGGTGGGGCTGGAACAGAACCGCCTGGCGATGCTGCTGGCGGTGCTGCACCGGCATGCCGGCATCGCGGCGTTCGACCAGGACGTCTTCATCAACGCCGTCGGCGGCGTCAAGATCACCGAGCCGGCCGCCGATCTGGCAGTGCTGCTGGCGATCAATTCCTCCATGCGTAACCGGCCGCTGCCGCGCGGGCTGGTGGTGTTCGGCGAAGTCGGCCTGGCCGGCGAGATCCGGCCGGCGCCGCGCGGCCAGGAACGCCTGCGCGAAGCCGCCAAGCTGGGTTTTTCGATTGCCATGATTCCCAAGGCGAACATGCCGAAACAAGAGATCGAAGGCTTGAAAGTGATCGGCGTAGAACGCATCGATGACGCCCTGAGCAAGATACGTGACGCCGAGTAA
- the alr gene encoding alanine racemase, translating into MPRPLLASIDISALHHNLRIAKSHAPLAKIWAVVKANAYGHGLERAMRGFAEADGLALIEPENALCLRQLGWQKPILLLEGIFDAADLDTAAQAGLNFAVHSPDQILLLERAALKGPLDVHLKMNSGMNRLGFKSEAYRAAYQRLRAIPAVRKITLMTHFANADDPLNPGLPLLQQVQLFEQGTAGIEEERSIANSAADLMHPELKSDWVRPGIMLYGASPGGASAEQFGLKPAMTLTSKIIGIQRIGTGEAIGYGSRFVAAAPMIVGAVACGYADGYPRHAPNGTPVLVDGVRTATVGRVSMDMFSVDLTNVPGAAVGSNVTLWGAGLPIDEVAHAAGTIGYELMCALAARVKVVES; encoded by the coding sequence ATGCCCAGACCGCTTCTTGCTTCCATAGACATTTCTGCGCTGCATCACAACCTGCGTATTGCCAAGTCGCACGCCCCACTGGCGAAAATCTGGGCAGTAGTCAAGGCCAATGCCTACGGCCATGGCCTGGAGCGCGCCATGCGCGGCTTCGCCGAAGCCGACGGACTGGCCCTGATCGAACCCGAAAATGCGCTGTGCTTGCGTCAGCTGGGCTGGCAAAAGCCGATTTTGTTGCTTGAGGGTATTTTTGATGCCGCCGACCTGGACACCGCGGCGCAGGCCGGGCTCAACTTTGCCGTCCATTCTCCGGACCAGATCCTGCTGCTGGAGCGTGCTGCCTTGAAGGGGCCGCTGGATGTCCATTTAAAAATGAACAGCGGCATGAATCGGCTGGGCTTCAAGTCCGAGGCTTACCGCGCGGCCTATCAGCGCCTGCGAGCGATTCCTGCGGTCCGCAAGATCACGCTGATGACGCATTTCGCCAATGCCGACGATCCGCTTAATCCGGGCTTGCCATTGCTGCAACAGGTGCAGTTGTTCGAGCAAGGTACGGCCGGCATCGAGGAGGAGCGCAGCATCGCCAATTCCGCTGCCGATCTCATGCATCCTGAATTGAAATCGGACTGGGTGCGGCCTGGCATCATGCTGTACGGCGCCAGTCCGGGCGGCGCTAGCGCCGAACAGTTCGGCCTGAAGCCGGCGATGACGCTGACCAGCAAAATCATCGGCATCCAGCGCATAGGTACGGGCGAGGCGATTGGCTACGGCAGCCGTTTCGTCGCCGCCGCGCCGATGATCGTCGGCGCCGTGGCCTGCGGCTATGCCGACGGCTATCCGCGCCATGCCCCCAACGGCACGCCGGTGCTGGTCGATGGCGTCCGCACCGCCACCGTCGGCCGGGTGTCGATGGACATGTTCTCGGTCGATTTGACCAACGTGCCCGGCGCGGCGGTCGGCAGCAACGTGACCCTGTGGGGCGCAGGCTTGCCGATCGACGAAGTGGCCCACGCCGCCGGCACCATCGGCTATGAATTGATGTGTGCTTTGGCAGCGCGGGTTAAAGTGGTGGAGTCTTGA
- the lplT gene encoding lysophospholipid transporter LplT — MNRGFYTIMAAQFFSSLADNALLIAAIALLAEMSSPDWMTPLLKLFFVLSYVLLAAFVGAFADSLPKGKVMFITNMIKIAGCLMMFADVHPLIAYAVVGFGAAAYSPAKYGILTELLPAEKLVAANGWIEGLTMASIILGTVLGGALVSPHVVSILLQWHIPIINWHLNTPTHAALMVIGTLYVIATIFNLKIPDTGARYPNQQHRPSKLIADFANCCAILWKDKLGQISLAVTTLFWGAGATLQFIVLKWAEKSLGMPLDKAAILQGVVAFGVAIGAGAAARMIPLKKSLTVMPMGIVMGIVVMAMTVVHSVWVAYPLLIIIGALSGYFVVPMNALLQHRGHVLMSAGHSIAVQNFNENLSVLTMLVLYALMIKIDLDVNIVILMFGSFVACIMLLIMRKHAANQREHDSLALIGEVKH; from the coding sequence ATGAATCGCGGTTTTTACACCATCATGGCGGCGCAGTTTTTTTCTTCGCTGGCCGACAACGCCCTACTCATAGCGGCCATCGCCTTACTGGCGGAAATGTCCTCGCCGGACTGGATGACACCCTTACTGAAATTGTTTTTTGTCCTGTCTTACGTGCTGTTAGCCGCTTTTGTCGGCGCTTTTGCCGATTCTTTGCCAAAAGGCAAAGTCATGTTCATCACCAACATGATCAAGATCGCCGGCTGCCTGATGATGTTCGCCGATGTCCATCCATTAATTGCTTACGCGGTCGTCGGCTTCGGTGCGGCGGCATACTCGCCCGCTAAATATGGCATCCTGACCGAATTGTTGCCTGCAGAGAAACTGGTCGCCGCCAATGGCTGGATTGAAGGCTTGACCATGGCCTCCATTATCCTCGGCACGGTGCTGGGCGGCGCCCTCGTCAGTCCGCACGTAGTCTCAATATTGCTCCAATGGCACATACCTATCATCAACTGGCACCTGAACACGCCCACCCATGCGGCACTGATGGTGATCGGCACGCTGTATGTGATCGCCACCATCTTCAACCTCAAGATTCCTGACACCGGCGCCCGCTATCCGAACCAGCAGCACAGGCCGAGCAAGCTGATTGCCGACTTCGCCAACTGCTGCGCAATCTTGTGGAAAGATAAATTGGGCCAAATTTCGCTGGCCGTCACTACCCTGTTCTGGGGCGCAGGCGCCACCCTGCAATTCATTGTCTTGAAATGGGCGGAGAAATCGCTCGGCATGCCGCTCGACAAGGCTGCCATCCTGCAAGGCGTGGTGGCGTTTGGGGTAGCCATCGGCGCCGGTGCTGCGGCCCGCATGATTCCGCTGAAAAAATCGCTGACCGTGATGCCCATGGGCATCGTGATGGGCATAGTCGTCATGGCCATGACCGTGGTGCATTCGGTCTGGGTAGCGTACCCGCTGCTGATCATCATCGGCGCTCTGTCAGGCTATTTCGTGGTGCCGATGAATGCATTGCTGCAACATCGCGGCCATGTCCTGATGAGCGCCGGCCATTCGATAGCGGTACAGAACTTCAACGAGAACCTGTCGGTGCTGACCATGCTGGTGCTATACGCCCTGATGATCAAGATCGATCTGGACGTCAATATCGTCATCCTGATGTTCGGCTCGTTCGTGGCCTGCATCATGCTGCTCATCATGCGCAAGCACGCGGCCAACCAGCGTGAGCATGATTCGCTGGCCCTGATCGGCGAAGTCAAGCACTAG
- a CDS encoding DUF1853 family protein: MPTYRNEAAGLETVTPGVTCQEQFHRRWNHLHDPHVRALAWLLDAPDLLDPLAAQWQGRIATYVDADLAPWLNALEQEPQKLQDLHDYIGSLPSTRLGLYAEKLLAFYFERRQLLVAHSVQVRASKNDTVGEFDFLLRLNGALVHWEFASKFYLLATSGASPQADDFIGRDMADSLGSKMQKLLHQQLALSLHPAAQAHLSEPIVAAQALVKGWLFYPEEPLSLPPALGVSANACRGYWSSLSALQLDPAAMYWILPRQSWLAPAKVAPGDMLTPIDARVALSQHFANDAGPLLLATLRLEDGSGLETSRGFVVPDDWAARAAARRRLRTGAPA, translated from the coding sequence ATGCCAACATACCGGAATGAAGCTGCAGGATTAGAGACGGTGACGCCTGGCGTGACCTGCCAGGAACAGTTTCATCGCCGCTGGAATCATTTGCACGATCCACATGTGCGGGCGCTGGCCTGGCTGCTGGATGCGCCCGACCTGCTCGATCCGCTGGCAGCACAATGGCAGGGCCGGATCGCCACCTATGTCGACGCGGATCTGGCGCCATGGCTCAACGCGCTGGAGCAGGAGCCGCAAAAGCTGCAGGATTTGCATGACTACATAGGCAGCCTGCCTTCGACTCGCCTCGGCCTCTATGCCGAAAAGCTGCTGGCGTTCTATTTCGAGCGGCGCCAGCTGCTGGTAGCGCATAGCGTACAGGTGCGGGCCAGCAAAAACGATACGGTCGGCGAATTCGATTTCCTCTTGCGGCTCAATGGCGCCTTGGTCCACTGGGAGTTTGCCAGCAAGTTCTATCTGCTGGCAACCAGCGGCGCCAGCCCGCAGGCGGACGATTTTATCGGCCGCGACATGGCGGATTCGCTGGGTTCGAAAATGCAAAAGCTGTTGCACCAGCAACTGGCTTTGTCGCTGCATCCCGCGGCTCAGGCACATCTGAGCGAGCCGATCGTGGCCGCCCAGGCTTTGGTGAAAGGCTGGCTGTTCTATCCCGAAGAGCCGCTGAGCTTGCCACCCGCTCTTGGGGTGTCCGCCAACGCTTGTCGTGGTTACTGGAGCAGTTTGTCAGCCTTGCAGCTGGATCCTGCTGCGATGTACTGGATATTGCCTCGCCAGAGCTGGCTGGCGCCAGCCAAAGTGGCGCCAGGGGATATGCTGACTCCGATCGACGCCAGGGTGGCGCTGTCGCAGCATTTTGCCAACGACGCCGGGCCGCTGCTGCTGGCGACCCTACGCCTGGAAGATGGCAGCGGATTGGAAACGAGCAGGGGATTTGTCGTGCCGGACGACTGGGCGGCGCGGGCCGCAGCCCGGCGACGCCTGAGGACAGGCGCGCCGGCATAA
- a CDS encoding uracil-DNA glycosylase, giving the protein MSEVSRRSVFLDEIGLGPIWLRREGVLASTETGAELADVSPPVDMTVAAPAPTVAMSDPELQPYAVPAPETAVALARDAAPSAWTEDEAAIPAPPAPARAIASLQSPAAMDWPQLQKAVAECTACGLCRGRKNTVFGVGDSKARWLFIGEGPGRNEDSQGEPFVGPAGKLLDNILLAMGLARGENAYIANIVKCRPTDENGRDRPPAADEVAACLPYLQRQIELIQPTVLVALGKTAALSLLGLDPSTPVSKLRGSVHRYAERPLIVTYHPAYLLRQLADKGKVWSDLCLAMSTYANIPE; this is encoded by the coding sequence ATGAGCGAAGTGAGCAGGCGCAGCGTTTTCCTTGACGAGATTGGACTGGGGCCGATCTGGCTGCGGCGCGAGGGCGTGCTTGCCTCGACCGAAACCGGAGCGGAGCTGGCCGATGTTTCGCCGCCGGTAGATATGACGGTTGCGGCGCCCGCGCCCACTGTTGCCATGAGCGATCCGGAGCTGCAGCCCTATGCAGTGCCTGCACCAGAAACCGCTGTTGCGCTGGCACGGGATGCGGCGCCCTCGGCCTGGACCGAAGATGAGGCCGCGATTCCTGCGCCACCGGCGCCGGCCAGGGCTATTGCATCGCTACAGTCGCCGGCCGCGATGGACTGGCCGCAGCTGCAGAAAGCGGTTGCCGAATGTACTGCCTGCGGGCTGTGCCGCGGACGCAAGAATACGGTGTTCGGCGTCGGCGATAGCAAGGCCAGATGGCTGTTCATCGGCGAAGGCCCGGGCCGTAACGAGGATAGCCAGGGCGAACCGTTCGTCGGCCCGGCCGGCAAGCTGCTCGACAATATCCTGCTGGCGATGGGACTTGCGCGCGGCGAAAACGCCTATATCGCCAACATCGTCAAATGCCGTCCGACCGATGAAAACGGGCGCGACCGGCCGCCTGCTGCCGACGAGGTGGCGGCCTGCCTGCCATATCTGCAGCGCCAGATCGAACTGATCCAGCCTACCGTGCTGGTGGCCTTGGGCAAGACCGCTGCCTTGTCCCTGCTGGGGCTTGATCCCTCTACGCCGGTGTCCAAGCTGCGCGGCAGCGTCCATCGTTATGCTGAGCGTCCTTTGATCGTGACCTATCACCCGGCCTATCTGCTGCGGCAACTGGCGGACAAGGGCAAGGTCTGGAGTGATCTGTGCCTGGCGATGAGCACCTATGCCAACATACCGGAATGA